The nucleotide sequence AGACAACCGAGGCACATAAAGAATGGAATTCAATTTGAGTGGTTTCACAGGTGTTTGAATGATAGAGCTACCAATGTgtgaaattttcaaaccttcaccattggCAGTTTGCACAGTCTCAGTAGCGGGATAAGGAGATGCCAAGGACAAATTGCTGAAATCGGCAGTCATATGGTTGGTAGCGCCCGAGTCAGTAAGCCAAATCTGGGATGGAGGAACTGAAGAGGACGGAGAAGATACTGTGTGCAGAGCCTGGATATTGGATTGAGTAGGTGCGGAAGGAGCATACTCATGGCGAGACATCTGAGAGTAGTGTGGACCACCAAAGTTGGGACCTTTGTCATTGAAAAAACAATACCAGGTGGTATGATTTGCCTTGCCACAAATTTGACAGCCTTGTCTTTCCAACTGTTTGGAGTTACAAAACGGAGCAGTGTGGCCAAACTGATTACAGAGTTGACAAGACACTTGCTGCATAGTTGAGTGTCCAATAGACTGTGAAGGTGAGGGTCCTAGCACTCCAGAGAAAACAGGTGCTGATGGTGAACCATGATTAGGAAACTGCTGTCTAGGACTCGGATTAGAATACCGATAGCCCTGATTAGGTTTACTTTTACCCTTCTTGTGGAAACTAAAAGATCGAAATCCACCAGAGGAAACAGACTGAGGACCTAAAAAACCCGAATGAGCACCACCAGATGGATGGGATTTGGGAGCAGAATTACTAGCCACCATGGCAGACAAAAAATGAGAGTTTGCAGTACTGTCCACAATCAATTCTTCAGCAAGAAGCTGCACCCTAAATTCTTGGAGAGAAATAACATTCTCACGACCCCTTATAACACTACGAAATGTATTATACTCAGAAGGTAATCCATTGAGGACTAGAATAACAATATCCTCATCTGCAAAAGGAACACCAGCCGCGGACAAGTAATCGCGAGCTTCCTTAATTCGCTGCAAATATTGAGACACAGAATCAGTCCCTTTCTTGATGGTTTGAAGATTCGACTTGAGTTGAAAAACACTAGTCCGAGATACAACAGAAAATTGTTCATGTAACCGGGTCCAAAGATCACAAGCACTTGTGCTTCCAATAGCACAGGAAAGCGCAACCGGAGACAGAGTTGCAGTAATCAACTGCATAAGAGCTCGATCATGCATCTTCCAAACAACATAATCTTCATTCTCAGATTGAGTGGACGAATTCGAACCATCAACAGCAGAAGAGTTAGAAAGAACATATCGAGATGGACAAGGAGTGGAACCATCAACAAATCTCATGATCCCGTGCCCCTCAAGTAGCAATTGCATTTGGAAATGCCAATTCAAGTAAttagaatcatcaagcttcacATTCACAGAGGTAGAAATTGTAGAGATAAGACTAGTAATAGGCGATTGGAGAATTTGTAATTGAGATGCCGTAACCATATTTGCAGTATTGAgacagaaattgaagagaagaAATATCACAAACACCTGGTGTGCACAAATCGATAGTcgcagaaagagagagaacggGCAAtgcagaaaccctagaaatcacAGAGAGAGAAGATACCAAAGAATCAACCAAGAACACGGTAATAGTCGATCGGCAACACCAAATCACAGAACAAGAAGATGAGCGGAAGCAGCTGAAGGATCGAAGAACACAGCGCAAGCAACAATGGCGAGTGATACCATGTTAATATAGACAGGGGAAGATCGTAGAAGGAAATCAGAATcaagaactagagagagaaagaaagagacagAGAAGGTTTTAGAGAGAAGTTGTAAGCTGTTGTATTAATCTTTTCTTAatctcaaagctattacaatgATGTATTTATACACAAGCCTAACTCTCTAACTGACTATCTAACTAAGAGTTATAATCTTTTGACAACTGTCATGATCCTAGCCACTGTCTATATCCTTACAATCAGAATCAAGAactagagaaagaaagaaagagacagAGAAGGTTTTAGAGAGAAGTTGTAAGCTGTTGTATTAATCTTTTCTTAatctcaaagctattacaatgATGTATTTATACACAAGCCTAACTCTCTAACTGACTATCAGCCTCTCTCCTTTATAGGCTGACCAGAGCCCGTCAATGAAATTCAGAAGCCCTGAAAGAGTAACATGGCTCAGTATATTTGCTTCCTTTTCCTTTCCATCACCTGTATCTTCCTTCTCTATCACTTTATCATTCTTCTTACTCCTTTGCCCCGTGAGATCAAACGAACAATCAATGTCTTCAATCATAATAACAGACTTGTTCGATGTTTCAAGCAGTAGCTTCCTCAGCTCGATGTTGTTCTTAACTGAAGTCAATTCAAGATCGTAAAGATTGTAGCCCAAAAGATTTGCCATGGCGGCAATCATGGTGGACTTCCCAATTCCCGGGGGGCCATAAAGGAGGTACCCTCGCTTCCACGCCCTCCCAGTGCTTTTATAAAACTCTTCCGCTTTGCTGAATGCCATTAAATCATCCATAATCTCCTGCTTCATCACCGGATCCATGGCTAGTGTCTTAAATGTTGCAGGGTGCTCAAACATAACATGGCTCCAACGTGCCCCGTTGTTGGTATAAAGCTTCCTTTCCCGATTTCCCATCTTAGTTGCATTGCCCTCTTTCATGACATGTTTGATATAAGGCCCAACAATGAGAGCCCTGTGCGTCTTATGGAAAGTGAGCTTGTAGTGCCATCTCTCACAAGGAACCGGAGGGTGCGTCAAATGTTGCATAGCAATGGTTTTCTCTAAAGCCCACCATACTTTGGCTCCTTGAAACTCGTCAGCAACCTCTTCCTTAAGATCCATGCTAAGCACAAGGGACTGGTTTTTCTTCACGTAACCACGCAGCCGCTTTGCTTCTTTGGAAGCTTTGGACCTCAGGTAGTTGTGAATGGCGAAGAAGGCTTCACTGTGCGTTAGACTCTGCTCTCCAGAACAGTCActgaatttgattttga is from Pyrus communis chromosome 10, drPyrComm1.1, whole genome shotgun sequence and encodes:
- the LOC137749028 gene encoding AAA-ATPase At3g28510-like, with amino-acid sequence MSVSAWAILRECFPLSVLRHIDWIYPVVVGSIYYPYIKIKFSDCSGEQSLTHSEAFFAIHNYLRSKASKEAKRLRGYVKKNQSLVLSMDLKEEVADEFQGAKVWWALEKTIAMQHLTHPPVPCERWHYKLTFHKTHRALIVGPYIKHVMKEGNATKMGNRERKLYTNNGARWSHVMFEHPATFKTLAMDPVMKQEIMDDLMAFSKAEEFYKSTGRAWKRGYLLYGPPGIGKSTMIAAMANLLGYNLYDLELTSVKNNIELRKLLLETSNKSVIMIEDIDCSFDLTGQRSKKNDKVIEKEDTGDGKEKEANILSHVTLSGLLNFIDGLWSAYKGERLIVIFTTNYVEKLDAALTRKGRLDKHIELSYCTFEAYKVLARNYLKLESHHLFPAICELLGETNVVPADVAEHLMPKTLSRNVDLCLQNLIQALKKEKENGKLIAEEERKDGNNQLKRKCLTSTQDHLIEDKKRAKN